From a region of the Dethiosulfovibrio salsuginis genome:
- a CDS encoding alanine/glycine:cation symporter family protein, producing the protein MEAVMRINGIVNGFVWGPWTLTLLVGTGIYLTVILGVPQIRYFGFMFKEVFGSLGKKQGKTEGSISSFAALATALASTVGTGNIAGVATALHLGGPGALFWMLVSAVFGMTTKFAEVTLAVHFREKDEGGQWRGGTMYVLEKGTGQKWLAWAFAFFASFASFGIGNAIQANSTAEGLSLGFGIPHLATGIVLAILTAAVIMGGISGIAKVTTYLVPFMAVFYIIGAVITVGVHGANIPDAFASAMKYAFSDPMAMPGAIAGWSIKAALTRGIARGVFSNEAGLGSAPMVHAAATVDHPVRQGVYGLFEVFTDTIVICTLTALAILTSGTLIAEPTLTGAQLSLSAFQLVLGQTGVMILSVGLALFSFSTILGWYWYGETSVTYILGHSKPVVNGFKILWIVVLLVGASGGGGKFLSNIWDMSDTMNGLMAIPNLVALLWLSSEIKKLVNDFDDKRRKGALK; encoded by the coding sequence ATGGAAGCGGTAATGAGGATTAACGGCATAGTAAACGGTTTTGTTTGGGGTCCCTGGACCCTTACCCTTTTGGTCGGTACCGGTATTTATCTGACCGTCATTTTAGGAGTTCCTCAGATAAGGTATTTTGGTTTTATGTTCAAAGAGGTTTTCGGCAGTCTAGGCAAGAAGCAGGGTAAGACCGAGGGATCGATCTCCTCCTTCGCAGCCCTGGCCACGGCCCTGGCCTCCACGGTAGGTACAGGCAACATAGCCGGTGTGGCCACGGCCCTCCACCTCGGCGGACCGGGCGCTCTTTTCTGGATGCTGGTCTCCGCTGTTTTCGGCATGACCACCAAGTTCGCCGAGGTTACCCTGGCGGTCCACTTCCGGGAGAAGGACGAGGGTGGTCAGTGGAGAGGCGGCACCATGTACGTCCTGGAGAAAGGTACTGGCCAGAAATGGCTCGCCTGGGCGTTCGCCTTCTTCGCCTCTTTCGCGTCCTTCGGCATAGGCAACGCCATTCAGGCCAACTCCACCGCCGAGGGGCTTTCCCTGGGATTTGGGATACCTCACCTTGCCACCGGTATAGTACTGGCTATCCTGACGGCGGCGGTCATAATGGGCGGTATCTCCGGTATAGCTAAGGTGACCACCTATCTGGTCCCCTTCATGGCGGTTTTCTACATAATCGGAGCGGTTATAACCGTAGGAGTCCACGGCGCTAACATACCTGATGCCTTTGCCAGCGCGATGAAGTACGCCTTCTCCGACCCTATGGCCATGCCCGGCGCTATTGCGGGATGGTCCATAAAGGCAGCTTTGACCAGAGGTATAGCGAGAGGAGTCTTCTCCAACGAAGCCGGTCTTGGATCTGCGCCTATGGTCCACGCCGCCGCTACCGTCGATCACCCTGTCCGTCAGGGAGTCTACGGGCTGTTTGAGGTTTTCACCGACACCATCGTGATCTGTACCCTTACGGCTCTGGCGATCCTCACCTCCGGCACCCTTATAGCGGAGCCCACTCTCACCGGTGCCCAGCTGAGCCTCTCGGCTTTCCAGTTGGTTCTCGGTCAGACAGGGGTCATGATACTCTCCGTGGGGCTGGCCCTTTTCTCCTTCTCCACCATACTGGGCTGGTACTGGTACGGCGAGACCAGCGTGACCTACATCCTCGGCCACAGCAAGCCGGTGGTCAACGGATTCAAGATCCTCTGGATCGTGGTCCTTCTGGTCGGAGCTTCCGGCGGGGGCGGGAAGTTTCTCTCCAACATCTGGGATATGTCGGATACTATGAACGGCCTCATGGCCATACCGAACCTGGTGGCCCTGCTCTGGCTCTCCAGCGAGATCAAAAAGCTGGTCAACGACTTCGACGATAAGCGTCGCAAGGGAGCCTTGAAGTAG
- the alr gene encoding alanine racemase: protein MGYRPSRMEVNLENVAFNYRSIKNHVGPSVQVMSVIKADAYGHGVLEVARCLSKEGCQRFAVATSDEAFHLRDSGIGESILIMGPTSYGAAGEIVRQGLAVSITDMNMAKALSQAAVKEGSRGVIHLKVDTGMGRIGFLPDELPSVLDEITALPGLHLEGLFTHFATADEGRLDYTETQYDRYLRALSILEDRGVRVPLRHVCNSAGTLNSPEKHLDCCRPGVILYGMWPSSDCIRPIELRPTFEVKTSIAALRTLPPGSGVGYGLRYMTRGEERIAVLPIGYADGLSRAFSMKINVLVKGRMVPQVGNICMDQTMINVTGLDVSVGDEVVIVGKQGDQVISPDDLAGARQNTINYEIPIMFSKRVPRVYVDKSNSQ from the coding sequence GTGGGATACAGGCCTAGCAGGATGGAGGTCAATCTGGAAAACGTGGCTTTTAACTACCGATCTATAAAAAACCACGTAGGGCCCTCCGTCCAGGTTATGTCGGTGATCAAGGCGGATGCCTACGGTCATGGGGTGCTTGAGGTGGCTAGGTGCTTGTCTAAAGAGGGATGCCAGCGGTTTGCCGTGGCTACCTCCGACGAAGCCTTTCACCTCAGGGATTCGGGGATAGGGGAATCTATCCTCATAATGGGCCCCACCTCCTACGGTGCTGCCGGAGAGATCGTTCGACAGGGGCTGGCGGTGTCTATCACCGATATGAACATGGCCAAAGCTCTGAGCCAGGCGGCGGTCAAAGAGGGATCCCGTGGGGTTATTCACCTCAAAGTCGATACAGGCATGGGGCGAATCGGCTTCCTCCCCGACGAGCTTCCCTCCGTCCTCGACGAGATAACCGCCCTTCCAGGTCTCCATCTGGAGGGCCTTTTTACCCATTTCGCCACCGCCGACGAGGGGAGGCTGGACTATACGGAGACCCAGTACGACCGTTACCTGAGGGCCCTGTCGATCCTCGAGGATCGAGGTGTAAGGGTTCCTCTAAGGCACGTATGCAACAGCGCTGGGACGTTAAACTCTCCGGAAAAGCACCTTGACTGTTGTCGGCCTGGGGTAATCCTCTACGGTATGTGGCCTTCATCGGACTGTATAAGGCCGATAGAGCTGAGGCCTACCTTCGAGGTTAAAACCTCTATCGCTGCCCTCAGGACTTTGCCTCCAGGTAGCGGTGTCGGCTACGGTCTTCGTTACATGACAAGAGGGGAGGAACGTATAGCTGTTTTGCCTATAGGATACGCCGATGGTCTATCTCGAGCTTTTTCGATGAAGATCAACGTGTTGGTTAAAGGCAGGATGGTCCCCCAGGTCGGCAACATCTGTATGGATCAGACTATGATAAACGTCACCGGATTGGACGTGTCGGTAGGCGATGAGGTGGTCATAGTGGGCAAACAGGGCGATCAGGTTATCTCTCCAGACGACCTCGCCGGAGCTAGACAAAACACGATTAATTACGAAATACCGATCATGTTCAGCAAAAGGGTTCCTAGGGTATACGTGGATAAAAGCAATTCTCAATAG
- a CDS encoding Glu/Leu/Phe/Val family dehydrogenase has translation MAVVKRTSDNVLLDTALKNFYAAAEEMGLDDGLVEILSRSERKTCVSIPVEMDDGSIKVFDGYRVAHSTAIGPAKGGVRFHQEVCVDECEALAFMMTWKCSLAGIPYGGGKGGVCCNPLEMSLKEKERVSRTFAARIEPVVGAWTDIPAPDVNTGGPEMVWFMDTISRMRGRLEPAIFTGKPISLWGSKGRTAATGLGVATCAIELLNVLNVPVEGATVAIQGFGNVGTYAGLTMIDAGAKVVAISDITGTYYCKDGLDIKKAVEHVTNHPKKLLEGFEQAGLEKKDLADLVLVDCDVLLPCALEGAINGKNADGVKAKYIVEGANGPVTPEGDAILDAKGVLVVPDFLANSGGVVGSYFEWCQDLGGFFWTEEEYNQRLLRIMTDNFKTVWDYSQKNNVKMRRAAFMAAIQRVADAVKMRGVFL, from the coding sequence ATGGCAGTGGTGAAGCGTACTTCCGATAACGTGTTGCTCGATACGGCTCTTAAGAACTTTTATGCAGCGGCAGAGGAGATGGGCCTTGACGATGGTCTTGTGGAGATCCTAAGCCGTTCGGAGAGAAAGACCTGTGTGTCTATCCCCGTGGAGATGGACGACGGCTCTATCAAGGTTTTTGACGGATACAGAGTTGCCCACTCTACCGCTATAGGGCCCGCCAAAGGCGGAGTCAGGTTCCACCAGGAGGTCTGTGTGGACGAGTGTGAGGCCCTCGCCTTTATGATGACCTGGAAGTGTTCCCTCGCCGGGATCCCTTACGGCGGAGGAAAGGGAGGGGTATGCTGCAACCCTCTTGAGATGTCCCTTAAAGAAAAGGAGAGAGTCTCCCGTACCTTTGCCGCTCGCATCGAGCCCGTCGTAGGAGCCTGGACCGATATCCCTGCCCCTGACGTGAACACCGGTGGCCCCGAGATGGTTTGGTTTATGGACACCATCAGCAGAATGCGCGGCAGACTTGAGCCCGCGATATTCACCGGCAAGCCTATCTCCCTTTGGGGATCCAAAGGCCGTACCGCCGCGACTGGACTCGGTGTGGCAACCTGCGCTATCGAGCTTCTGAACGTCCTTAACGTCCCTGTAGAGGGAGCAACCGTGGCTATTCAGGGATTCGGCAACGTCGGAACCTACGCTGGACTCACCATGATCGACGCCGGTGCCAAAGTCGTAGCGATCAGCGACATCACCGGGACCTACTACTGCAAGGACGGTCTTGACATAAAGAAGGCTGTCGAGCACGTCACCAACCATCCCAAGAAGCTCCTTGAGGGCTTTGAGCAGGCCGGTCTCGAGAAGAAAGACCTGGCGGACCTTGTCCTAGTGGACTGCGACGTTCTCCTTCCCTGCGCCCTTGAGGGAGCCATCAACGGCAAAAACGCCGACGGCGTGAAGGCCAAGTACATCGTCGAGGGAGCCAACGGCCCTGTCACCCCTGAGGGAGACGCCATCCTCGACGCTAAGGGAGTTCTCGTCGTGCCCGACTTCCTCGCTAACTCCGGCGGAGTGGTAGGATCCTACTTCGAGTGGTGCCAGGATCTTGGCGGTTTCTTCTGGACCGAGGAGGAGTACAACCAGAGGCTTCTCCGTATCATGACCGACAACTTCAAGACGGTCTGGGACTACTCCCAGAAGAACAACGTCAAAATGCGTCGGGCCGCCTTCATGGCAGCTATCCAGAGGGTTGCCGATGCGGTGAAGATGAGAGGCGTATTCCTCTAG
- a CDS encoding peroxiredoxin encodes MYRINDKVQDFSTMAFHQGDLKNIDFSQSDGKWRVMFFYPADFTFVCPTELGEMADYYDKFVEEGAEVFSVSTDTEFVHMAWHEASPTIAKIKFPMLADPSGKISRDFGVYLEDSGVALRGTFIVDPSGVLKAMEIHDLDIGRSAKELLRKLQAAKFSATHGQVCPASWEPGDEGMVPGKDLVGKI; translated from the coding sequence ATGTACCGTATCAACGATAAGGTTCAAGATTTCTCGACTATGGCTTTCCACCAGGGAGACCTGAAAAACATAGATTTTTCCCAATCTGACGGTAAATGGCGAGTGATGTTCTTCTACCCCGCCGATTTCACCTTCGTATGTCCTACCGAGCTCGGGGAGATGGCGGACTACTACGATAAGTTCGTGGAAGAGGGAGCGGAGGTCTTCAGCGTAAGCACCGATACCGAGTTCGTCCATATGGCCTGGCACGAGGCATCTCCTACGATAGCCAAGATAAAGTTTCCTATGCTGGCGGACCCTAGCGGGAAGATAAGCAGGGACTTCGGTGTATATCTGGAGGATTCCGGTGTCGCTCTAAGAGGGACTTTTATCGTAGATCCTAGCGGCGTTCTGAAGGCCATGGAGATCCACGATCTGGACATAGGCCGCAGTGCAAAGGAGCTTCTTCGGAAACTTCAGGCCGCCAAGTTCTCCGCCACTCACGGCCAGGTATGTCCCGCCAGTTGGGAGCCTGGAGACGAGGGTATGGTTCCCGGTAAGGATTTAGTCGGAAAGATATAG
- a CDS encoding winged helix-turn-helix domain-containing protein: MEDHGKILEALSSGPMRPGEVADATGLDKDSVSKALKSLKAEGKVISPKRCYYGLP; the protein is encoded by the coding sequence ATGGAAGACCATGGTAAAATACTGGAGGCCCTTTCCTCCGGTCCTATGAGACCTGGGGAGGTTGCCGACGCTACAGGATTGGACAAAGATTCGGTCTCAAAGGCCCTAAAAAGCCTTAAGGCCGAGGGGAAAGTGATATCCCCTAAGAGGTGCTATTACGGCTTGCCCTAG
- a CDS encoding Fur family transcriptional regulator — protein sequence MVIQRRSKQRDAVLAVVSQEGLHPTAEDVLFKVREEMPKVSLGTIYRNLDQLCDSGAIWKLPVSDGPCRYEGNPERHLHSMCPHCGAVKDVWPSGDPLDRSSLPEEYGEADYRLLLISPCDKCKDGG from the coding sequence ATGGTTATACAGAGACGGTCTAAACAGAGGGATGCCGTCCTCGCCGTGGTCTCTCAGGAGGGGCTCCACCCAACCGCTGAGGACGTCCTCTTTAAGGTTCGGGAGGAGATGCCTAAGGTAAGTTTAGGTACGATCTACAGGAATCTGGATCAGCTCTGTGATTCCGGCGCTATATGGAAGCTTCCGGTCTCCGATGGCCCCTGCCGATACGAGGGAAATCCCGAGAGGCACCTCCACTCTATGTGCCCTCACTGCGGAGCTGTTAAGGATGTTTGGCCCTCTGGAGATCCTCTCGATCGTTCCTCTTTGCCTGAGGAGTACGGAGAGGCGGACTATAGGTTGCTTTTGATATCGCCTTGCGATAAGTGTAAAGACGGTGGATAG